The following are encoded together in the Thermomonas brevis genome:
- the tsaB gene encoding tRNA (adenosine(37)-N6)-threonylcarbamoyltransferase complex dimerization subunit type 1 TsaB, with translation MTRLLAFETSTEACSVAVYVDGQVHERFGIAPRRHTELALPWADEVLAEAGVVRSQLDAIAVGRGPGAFTGVRLAIAIAQGIALALDRPVLPVSTLAALAMRAGGERRIAAIDARMGEVYLGAFARDGDGLVALSDEVVVKPDAAVVPDGDGWHGAGTGFAAAEGALQARLAGRLAAVDAEALPHAADVARLAAPAFARGEVLAAERVEPAYLRNDVALTLAQQRALRQ, from the coding sequence ATGACAAGACTGCTTGCGTTCGAAACCTCCACCGAAGCCTGCTCGGTCGCCGTCTACGTCGATGGACAGGTGCACGAGCGCTTCGGCATCGCCCCGCGCCGGCATACCGAACTGGCGCTGCCGTGGGCGGACGAGGTGCTGGCCGAGGCCGGCGTCGTGCGCTCGCAGCTGGACGCGATCGCGGTCGGGCGCGGTCCAGGCGCCTTCACCGGCGTGCGCCTGGCCATCGCCATCGCCCAGGGCATCGCGCTGGCGCTGGACCGGCCGGTGCTGCCGGTGTCCACGCTGGCGGCGCTGGCGATGCGGGCCGGCGGCGAGCGCCGCATCGCCGCCATCGACGCACGCATGGGCGAGGTCTACCTGGGCGCGTTCGCCCGCGACGGCGACGGGCTGGTGGCGCTGTCGGACGAAGTCGTGGTCAAGCCGGACGCGGCGGTCGTGCCCGACGGCGACGGCTGGCACGGGGCGGGCACCGGCTTCGCCGCGGCCGAGGGCGCCTTGCAGGCGCGACTGGCGGGCCGATTGGCGGCGGTGGATGCGGAGGCGCTGCCGCATGCGGCCGACGTCGCCCGGCTGGCGGCGCCGGCGTTCGCGCGCGGCGAGGTGCTAGCGGCCGAGCGCGTCGAGCCCGCCTATCTGCGCAACGACGTGGCGCTGACCCTGGCCCAGCAGCGCGCGCTGCGCCAGTAA